A genome region from Myroides fluvii includes the following:
- a CDS encoding pentapeptide repeat-containing protein, with amino-acid sequence MTPDFIYDKTFENLVLEPNSISFKEYENCKFINCDFTACSFLSTLFIDCDFKNCNFKNAAVNYVGLRNCHFQTCNFTHVNFTMIDQTIFEFSFTDCNLEFTLFYGLNLKKTSFINCSLISADFMEADLSQVMFDNCNLYRVNFTKAKAQKADFYTSYNFDIDPDSTKLKNAIFSKDALEGLLRKHQLILK; translated from the coding sequence ATGACACCCGATTTTATTTACGACAAAACCTTTGAAAACCTCGTTTTAGAGCCTAATAGCATCTCTTTTAAAGAATATGAAAACTGTAAATTCATCAACTGTGATTTTACGGCTTGCTCTTTTTTATCTACGCTATTTATCGATTGTGATTTCAAGAATTGCAACTTTAAAAACGCTGCAGTGAATTATGTAGGATTGCGAAATTGTCACTTCCAAACCTGTAATTTTACGCATGTTAACTTCACCATGATTGATCAAACGATTTTCGAGTTCTCCTTTACGGATTGTAATTTAGAATTTACGTTATTCTATGGATTAAACCTCAAGAAAACATCCTTTATCAACTGTAGTTTAATTAGCGCAGATTTCATGGAAGCAGACTTATCTCAAGTGATGTTTGACAACTGTAACCTGTATCGCGTGAATTTCACCAAAGCCAAAGCACAGAAAGCCGACTTTTATACCAGTTATAATTTTGATATTGATCCCGATTCGACCAAACTGAAAAATGCCATCTTTTCCAAAGACGCTTTAGAAGGGTTGTTGAGAAAACATCAATTGATTTTAAAATAA
- a CDS encoding DoxX family membrane protein: protein MGEIIQRIALALSYVCRAFLAYVFIPHGFEKLTEKISQQEYIDFGLAGDFLDFYLIWERTNFIHVIGFAQLVGGLLLLFRRTYFFGAVWLFPISLGMFLTHVYISHALDFIYFDLLVLLFNVYLIAENYAAIRAAFFKAQKTWI from the coding sequence ATGGGAGAAATTATTCAACGCATTGCTTTAGCCTTAAGTTATGTTTGTCGTGCTTTTTTAGCTTATGTATTTATTCCGCATGGGTTTGAAAAGCTAACAGAAAAGATCAGTCAACAAGAATACATTGACTTTGGATTAGCAGGGGATTTTCTGGATTTTTACCTTATTTGGGAACGAACGAACTTCATTCACGTTATTGGTTTTGCTCAATTAGTTGGGGGGCTGTTGCTTTTGTTTCGAAGAACGTATTTTTTTGGTGCTGTTTGGTTATTTCCAATTTCACTGGGTATGTTTTTGACGCATGTTTACATTAGTCATGCATTGGATTTTATCTACTTTGATCTGCTGGTTTTGCTTTTTAATGTATACCTTATTGCGGAGAATTACGCAGCGATTCGAGCTGCTTTTTTCAAAGCACAAAAAACGTGGATTTAA